cccattttgattcaaatagaccataaagcagggtatgctttaaggcgtggctaacttgtgattgacgctaccatggcgttgtccggtctgggagttgttcgtgttttcatcttacaacttaaaccctttcacagtgtgttttcagttcatgaaagttaattataacctgtttggtcgcctgaaaacgCCTTATTCAGAGTTCAGTTGTACTTTGCTCcagcctctcgtgtcacttctggttgcaaaaaaaacaacatggcacagccaaaaaccaagatgccgacggccaaaatgctgaactcgaggcatcaaaacgtcagtccactacgcaatgggtgacgtcacctttgctgaaaacagctgcctaaTGCACCCGGAAACAAGACTAAGGGCATATTCACACTTGCCTTATTTAATTCTGTTGAATTGaaccctggagcgtttaccgtcttggtgcggttcgtttgggcaggtgtgaacacagcaatcgCACTCGGGTGCGCACCAAAACAAGCGAACCAAGACCTTCTTGAAGGGGTGGTCTCGGTTCGGTTCCAAACGACCTTCGGTACGCTTCGTTTGTGGTGACACCATGATCTGACCTCCGGACCAACTGGAGAAAGCATTGCGCCTTTTTGGATTAAACCAGCTCCGGTAGCAAGCTGCGCTGTACATGTCAACACCAGACACCAGACAACATTACTGCTTAAAAGCTAACGCTTGCCCTCGCTATTCACATCAGTACTAAACAGGTGTAACGTCAGGCTGTGTTGAAGACCATGGGCATACCTGGTGGAACAGTTTAGGAGGGTTAATGCACGCCTCCTCCTGAACTGTCTTGCTATGCGCCTTCGGCAACTCCAGTGcatcaatacattgttttctaGTCACATGATTCAGAccagagcaaatgtactacaggtgtgaaaacgccctaaAAAGAGCAGAGTTTGCgggccagaaaaccaaaacGATGAGCTGAAAGATGAAAAAACACTCAGTAGAGCCGACAGAAACTGTTCCGCTGTTAAGACAGAAATATTGATTAATGTAGCTTTAGCGCCAGCTTCTGATACTTTGGTACTACAGTTTAATACCCAGCTCTATATGGAACAATGAGACAATTCAAGAGTTTATTGAAAGAATGAATAaaagagtgtttttttgttttgcattattAACTTTCCTGCATTCCTGATGAGATGAGTAAATAGATAAATGTTCTTGTATTAATTTAAATACTGTAAAAGCAGCATTCATCTCCTCATGAGGCCACAATATCTCAGCAAGTTCACCTCTAATGTGATTCTTACCAAAAACCAGAACACGACAGGCTGAACTGCAGGTGCACTCAGCAGCAGATGATTAACTGCGCTGAGTAACCTGCAGACACATTTTCATTTCCCCTGGTTGAAAGTACATTGAAGAAGGACTTAAATTCCAGCAGGGACGGAAGGAACAAAGCCACTCAGCAGATCTGAGGCAGAGCACCTGGAGCTGTGTGGGCCGCATGCTATCTGGCCTGCAGCACTGAGGTGTTAAAACTGAAGGTTAAATGTGTAATCGTAAAATGCTTCACTTTAAAATGTGGACGGTCATAATATACTTTCTATTACGTTCTTCTATGAATATCGTGTTTAACTTCctgcagtgtttttgtttgtgcgtGTGGAGCCTTTGTATACACAAATCAAATGTGGACCACATGTTACTAAAACAGGCTGTCTTTTGTCAAGTTTgacatttaaatcattttcatCAAGACCCAAATCTTACCGGAAGAAAATACACTTAACTAAACGAATGCTTAATCTAAACTCAACCTaattattttcacatcaaactagCAGTTACtgtaggggagagcggggtcagTTGGGACAGAGCATTTACCATGCTCATGATCAAGTCGATCACTCTTCACTTTCAACCTCAATGGAGACCTTCTGATTATTCCTCACATCTTATTCACAGTATAGAAATATACAGCGTGTGAGTCAATTAATGGATCTTTTGTTCgttttttgactgtttttagTTACGCCACATACACATATTGTTGGAAAGCTTATTTTCTGGTCAGTTGATGCTAGTGTTAGcggtcttttttgtttttgttggtaGCAAGCTGGAGTCCAAAGTGTGTCTGCTCTCCTGGACGGTTCGGACAGTATTGTTTatagcaggggttctcaaacatTTTATTACTACCATTtttactcttagatgccattggaactatttgtcttctaaaacttttcaacctaaatacttcagacatgCTTCATAGAGATAAACAGAAATCCATTTTAATTTGAGTCATGTTAACATCACTGTGTTTTGCCCTGATAATCtgggtgctttgtaatcagatgtcaCTTTAGCTTTTGCTAGCACCAGAAGACACATGACACATTTTGGTCTCCCGTCGCTCGATATAACCGGCATGAAGATGCttctcaatttagctagtttgggcTTAGCATCATCTGACGATGTGGACTGACTCGAAATATTTCTCTGTGTTCGCCAGTTAGCTAGCGGCTCGTTGCACCCTAAGTGAAGTGACAGATTTATGATAGGTTGttgacgtgatgtgtcacaatcatatcagagtttctattggcccaaagctaacatgggtgggagtaatggacacaatatgctggTTTTATATGCACATCTGTAGATGTGAACTTTTTAATACAGCACAGTTTTATAaattatagcaaattatttcgcggaccccctgacagagtgccacgaaaccctgggggtccccggaccccactttgagaatcactggtttATATTTTCTGCCTTGttacaaatcaacaaaaaacagacaaaaacaagacaaaggcTTTTCCTAACTGAATAAGACCCACTGAGTGGATGTTTACTGAAGTGGCTGGTAGCCAGACAGAAACCTTTTTTTGAGGGGCCAAATTCCATATATTGTGAGCAGACACCTGTATCTGTCCAGggatcaaattattttcattactgttcAAGTAGTTGGTGAGTAATGGAAGGTTATGTGGTGTCGATACAAAAGTGTATGCCTGTACAGTTGATAAATGTGGCAGGTTATAGAAAACCATGCAAACAGTATTTGATTGGATATTACACAAGACAGTTATTAAGTTCCTTCTGTCATTCTTAGCTCATACATTCAAGTCTTTTGCTAAAATGTTGCTTCATAGGACAGACTACATGAGCTTCTACAAGAGTGGGTTTTGCTTCGTACCTGCCGAGCACACTGCAAAGTGAATTTCAAGTAACCTTCACATCCACTTTTGTACTCGTTCAAAGTCATGTTAAGTGTGAGTAAGGAGAGTTTTTCCAGCACTCAGGCTCACTTACAGTTTTTCACTTTGTCTCCTGGGAAATGTGAGAATTATGGGTCAGACTAAAAGCCTCTAGGTGGATTTTTTAGTTTCCTGACCTGCATGACAAATCTCAGACAGTCACATGGCTGAATCTAGAACAAAACACTGTTCCTCCCTCGTTGTTTGGGGTCTCACAGACCCAAGTGCTGCAAAATCCTTCAATATAGAATAGACATCTTTATTGTCCACTTGTGCGGAAGTTTGTCTTTGGCTTCACAGACATACATACACTTAAAAGCTTCCTTTGCCATTGGTTAAATCACATGAGattagggggaaaaaatgaataaatgaataaataaataccagtAATAGCCTAAATGGGCCAAACAGCTGGGATGAGTGTGCTAAAATATTAACAGTTAATACATATCTTCAAAAGACATCATAAAGGAAACAGCTGTCTCTAATATCTAGTGAAATCATCTGTTAAATAAAATGACAGAGGATGgaggattttttctttttatttgacctGAATAAAACCCAAATATGACCCTAATGTTATTACACCAAAGGAGGAAATATACGTATGTCTTATATGTTATATGggcaaaacaaatttgcttgcCAAATAATTATTCACAGAGAAAGAAATGTACTGTAGGTTATCCTACATAGTGACGTTACTTATGTTTGGGGTCAGTTATTCCCCAGAGAGGTCTCACTATCCAAATGAACTAGGCAGCACTACCCTCCCAAATCCAAAATTAAACGGTATTATCTACACCAATTACAGATATAAGACATATGAAAAGCCATCGTATGTGATTATATTTTACAGTTACAGTCTGACACTTAAAACAGAAGTAATGCATCATTTTCAGTTCAAAACCGTGTTCATAAGGCAGTCATAAAATATCAAGTTCATAAAACAATGAGCAATATTGGTATGTTTTTGAGTTTTTAAAGAGGCTCAGGGAGTCTACTACTATAGAGTCAGTCggaacaatgtgtgtgtgtcactagCATGATTataaaagcataataataaaatatatatttatactctTCAAGACTTCAAATCTAATAAGAAGGGACTAAATATTATCAGCACAAGCTCAATAATAAAGTCCTTCCCAGCAGTAATAACTCAGTAGATCCACTAGAGAGCAGCACTGAGCTATTTTCAGCGTGATGAAGCCACTGTTCATCAACAACACAGTTAACAGGACTACACCTACAGTCCAGCAGCAATACAACACCATGTAAAACGACTTAATGATACAAAAAGTAGTTTATAAAACACGTTGCTGTCTTTACTTTTGAATTTTGAACAAATGTCTCTTCTCATATTGATGATACGGCGATTAATGGCAATGAGCTGGTGCTGATAAGAGAGCAAGCCTAATTCATccatacaattaaataaaataacaaatattatcttattaaattattatttgattaattgatcaatCAACTGATGGAGAATGAATCAGCATTTATTGCTTgaaaaaaaagactcaaaattattaattaatgatcaaaatagttgcctaACATTCTCTGCTGccagtttttctctgttttatgtcaTCATCACTATAAACTGAACACCTTTAGATTTTGAACTGTTagttgaacaaaacaagacatttgaatcATCATTTTGGACTCTGGGAAATTATAACGAACATTTCtcaccattttatgacatttataGTTTATTGATCACTCAATTGATCGAGAAAATACTCaaccgattaattgatgatgaaaacaattaaggatgcaccaataccgatacctgatcagatatcgggccaatactgactcaaatagctggatcgggtatcggtggcAATGGGGCCgctctattcaattcagttctatgcttatatacaatatatacaataatatatactgctggcattttaattcctatttcagttttgaccaatttgttgctgcgttaaaaaggtttacacttaaaattgtaattcctgttaattttgaagattttttactaAATTGCTAGTgtataatgtattattttaataataacaattcactaaaattatataaatacgtatttatttgtcacattttggcaAAGCAATGTTTGGTgtgaagcctgatgttgccttacacataaaagaacgaTCCCAGTGAGgaatacagcttattaattaaacactgatcggtactcgtatcggattggtactcggtatcggctgatacctaaagcccaggtatctctatcggtatcggtatcgggacggaaaaagtcagatcggtgcatccctaaaaacaATCATAGGTTGCAGCCCTAAGAACAATAAAAGTAGTCAGAAATGTAATTTTGGaagaactctctctctctcaacatgATGCATGAATACAGACAGCCCTGTCATGTGATGAATGTAAACTCCTTTGAGTTAGTTTGCGtcacttcatcttcatctcagcCACTTTGTACCAAAAGCACACGTGCAAACGTCTGCTGGAGGGGATGAAAGGTAGCTGACGTCAGACCTAGTTGGCATGCCAACTCAAAGAATGAAGCTCCCATCTGAAAACACAGAGCAGCTGAGGCGGTGAAGTGAATGCAGACAAAAGAGCGACTATACACTGATACAACAGACTTTTCATGATGTTTCACCATATTTCTACATGTGTGCCAGCTCATCACCTGAAGCTACCTAAAGGAGTAATAATGATTGATATTGATATAACCAACTTTAAGGAACCAATACATTATTATAGTTTAACATCTACAGTAGTTGCCCCCTTTCTCCTCTCCAAGGACACGAAGGTGATGAATGAACCACAGTTGGATAGTCTATGTGAAGATGCAACACAATGCCATGGCAACATCAGAGGGGGTTGCCCGGGAAACCACCGTCCGTCGTCATGGAGACTGCATCACAGGGCGGGGCTCAACACGAGCACGAGGCGGGACGTTTCTGcacgctctctctcctcctcatccatcCATGCTGTTTTCATCCTGACCTCAAACATTATTCACACTTTTATACATATTTCATATCCATCCTCTGCATCGATATTAGATATTTAACGAAAGGTTTATAATGATATTTAGAGTCGGGATCAGTTCATTTCcgtttttatttaatatagGCTATATAGGCAGGTctgaataaaaatacaattttacaaaAAAGCTCGACTCATATCTCATGATAAGCGTCTCCATCCATCACCACCACTCTGTGTGTTATTACCTGAATAATCACCAGAGTCTCGACAGgttatgatattatatatataacctATAATCTATATTCATCACATTATACTGGACAATGAAACTCTTCTCTCAACGAAGCACAAGACGTCGTTTTTTTGGACTAGTGGATAAATGCATTATAGATATATGCTACACGTGTATCCCAATCAACAACTGTCGCATTAACATCAAGATATGTATATAGGCATCATGTGGCACTGTACACTGCAGAAATATCGGTTTTAACAAGCCACTTTTACTTGTTCttctttttatgctttttttctgacaaCAGCTTGAGCCGAAATGAATACTTTTCCAGTGCAAATGTTTTGGGGGTCGTTAATACTTCTTGATCTCTGAGAAAAACATGTGAATCTACACTGGAAAACAAGTAGAATCTCACTTATAGGACTTGTTAAAACGGACATTTACGCACGCTCATCCACAGATATGGACTGACACATTACGCATggctatatataatataatatatatattatattatatatgtatatataaaaataatattatagcTACTATCATGGCTGGACTGGGACAAAAAATCTGCCCTGGCATTTCGGCCCAGACCGGCCCCATCACCGGTGATCTGTGCTGTACCACGTTTGGTTGAAGGTTCTGTTCGAGGAAATCCCTTCAaaagtggttgttttgcatacttgccaatcttgagacctcaaaaatagggaggatttcaaaaccaaagtgggGGGTGTGGGTGTCCAACAGAGTTTcggagactttgtttcctgacttctggtgactttaaaacaatgaaaataacaaaataataagtacactgcaacagcatttttatgttaaacttctaattttacctttaaatcTCAGGAAAGAAGACTGAATAATTCGCTCCTCTGGCATAAACTTTGCTTGTGAATATTTAGCATAAACTCATATTCATCTGTTGTAATTCATTTGTTTGCCCCTGctgtcccttttttttttttaattatacatgctgtacagtgccagaaacaggttaaaaaaaagtaaatttgacataaattgggagaaatacgAATGGTGACCCAGAGAGGAAACCGGATGACAAACTGATGAAAACAAACTCTACACcctctccctcatctctctccatcatctctctccctcacctctctccctcacctctctctctctcctctctccatcatctctctccctctcctcctcactgtggCCGCCTGGCACAGAGCGATTGGGCCAGCCCAGTGTCAATTAAGGAGAAGAAATGGGCcgatttacctgttttatgggtaaaaaaaaaagacatacgtCTGCCCAAAAGGACGTCAGCCCACCGGGAAAACGCTCGGTATGCCAGATGGCCAGTCCAGCCCTGGCTACTATATGTCTTCATGCTCCATAAATGATCCAGTCATTTACACGTCTTTGAAGATCTTGTTGATGTTCACACAGTTctggttgttcttatttttatacattcCTTTATTGACAGATGTTAGGACCTGgacactatttattttttctgcattttactGCATTAATTTAAATCCAGTGTTTGAATCTGTGTGTTTGAACACTATGAAGTGTATAGTGGCAGCAAatcatcatgatgatgtcagaggagagatgaggagtTCAACATTTCATCAGGAGAACAACATTTTTTGAACtgagccatgttggtttttaaaAAAGCTGACTTTTTCAGAATGAAACGGAACagtgtattaaaaaaataatatattatagctaCTATATGTCTTCATGCATCCATACATGATCCAAGTCATTTACACGTCTGTGAAGATCTTCTTGATGTTGACACAGTTCTGGTTGTTCTCTGTGTTACAGTTGGACTTGTTGATGCTCTCCTCTATCACCATGTACTCAGACTTGCTGATGGATgaagaggagctgctggacctcctcatctcctcctcggTGTTGTGGAGGTGCTCCTCGCAGCTGTCGGTGGTGGTATTCCCGTACACCGGGTGCTCCTCTCCGTCGGTCTCCCGGTGGTAGAAGTAGTTGAAGTTGGACACGATGACCGGCACCGGCAGCGCGATGGTGAGCACCCCGGCTATGGCGCACAGAGAGCCGACTATCTTCCCTCCTATGGTCACCGGGTGCATGTCTCCGTATCCCACGGTGGTCATGGTCACCACAGCCCACCAAAACGCGTCCGGGATGCTGGTGAAACTAGACGAAGGATCATCTGCTTCTGCGAAGTAAACCGCGCTGGAGAAGAGGATGACTCcgatgaagaggaagaaaatgagCAAACCAAGCTCTCTCATGCTCGCTTTAAGTGTTTGCCCCAAAATCTGCAGCCCCTTTGAGTGTCTGGACAGCTTAAAGATCCTGAACACCCGGACGAGCCGGATCACCCTGAGGATGGCCAGAGACATGGCCTGCTGTCCTCCGTTAGTCTCCTTCTCCTCCGCCAGCTCCGTACCCAGGGTGATGAAGTACGGGATGATGGCCACGATGTcgatgatgttcatgatgttcttGGAGAAGGTGGTTTTGCTTGGACACGCAAAAAAACGCACCAGGAGCTCAAAGGAGAACCAGATGATGCAGAGGGTTTCTATGACAAAGAAAGGGTCTGTGAAGGGGTTTGGTGCGTAAAGGGCTGTGTTATTGCTGGAGAGGGAGGGTGACTCTGTAGCTTGGTGGTCTCTCTCATCCCTGAACTCAGGTAAAGTCTCCATGCAGAAGATCACAATAGAAATCAAGATAACAAGCACTGAGACTATAGCGATCCCTCTAGCTGGTCCAGAGCTCTCCGGATACTCAAACAAAAGCCAAACCTGTTTCTGAAACTCCCTTTTAGGTAAAATTCGCTCCTCTTCTTTTATAAACCCTTCATCATCCCTGAACTTCTCCATGGCCTCCTCTCCGAGCTGGTAAAAGCGGATCTCCTCGGAGAAGATGTCGATGGGCACGTTAACAGGTCTCCGGATGCGTCCCCCGGACTGGTAGTAGTAGAGGATGGCGTCGAAGCTGGGTCGGTTCCGGTCGAAGAAGTACTCGTTCCTCAGCGGGTCGAAGTAGCGCATCCTCTTCCTCGGGTCGCCCAGCAGCGTGGAGGGAAACTGGTTGAAAGTTTTCAGCTGCGTCTCGAAGCGCAGACCGGAGATGTTGACGACCAGCCGCTCACAGCAGCCCTGAGACCGGACAACAGAGTATCGATCCACCGACACCGGCTGCTGGTTCTCCGCCGTCATGACGCCTCCATAACCTGCCGGGCTGTCGGTGGTCTTGTTGCTGCCCTGGTGcctgatgatggtgatggtggatGATGGCTGGATCACGCTGGAGGTCTGGTCGTCCATACATACAGGTGTTTTTTTGTGCGCCACGCCTCTCCAGCTCAAAGCCTACAGCTTTGGAGAGCTGAGGCCGACGCCACTCACATCTCTCCTAAAATAAACATCACATCTCTCCTATAATAACCATCACCTATCTGGCTATGCGCGTATATCCAGACAGACGCACTGAAGCCCTGAAGCCCTGAagcgctcctctctctctctgtgcgccttttttccttttttttttcttcccccttTACAAACACGTCCACACCCGCCCACAGCACAGCGCGCATATGTCTGACATGCGTCCACCAAACACCAAACACCCGCCCAATCGGATATTAACTTGACACTTAATGTCgagtgcgcgcacacacacctcCATTGCGCGCACACTCACCTCCATTCATTGATGAAATCACATCCACACCTGTTGTTGATCCAATTTGGATTATTTCTTTGTTGAGCTGATAAACAAACacgaatctttttttttaaaacattcacAGCTTTCTGTCTGTGGCATTTAAAGCGAATCACAACAGAAAAAGACATCCAGGAgcatctctgtcctctctgtgtgtctgcaaTAAAGTCTGATGGTGTCCGACACTTTTGACACAGAGAAAATTATGTTGTCATCAGTCATTGCTTCCCTTTTCCCACAGAAGCTGAGCTGGTGTAATCAGGTTTTTTACAAACACTTCGACATCCACGCCCACGGCAGCGCGCATATGTCTGACATGCGTCccccaacaccaacaccaacaccaacaccaacaccgcCCAATCGGACATTAACTTGACACTTAATGTAGAgggcgcgcgcgcacacacctCCATTCATTGATGAAATCACATCCACACCTGTTTGATCCAActtggattatttctctgttgagCTGATAAACAAACACGGATCTGTGTTAAAGGTTCTGTgtttaatattataaaaaagtgagattttcatgttgtttttattataaagcaagcttaaagggactgtttgtaagaatcagaaatgcttgttaacagcgatgcctgtggccgttaagtcaacgaaagtcagcgttgggctcgcgcttgctcgctctaaatagacatgaacgagcatcgctcaaaac
This portion of the Sebastes fasciatus isolate fSebFas1 chromosome 1, fSebFas1.pri, whole genome shotgun sequence genome encodes:
- the LOC141770990 gene encoding potassium voltage-gated channel subfamily A member 3-like, which codes for MDDQTSSVIQPSSTITIIRHQGSNKTTDSPAGYGGVMTAENQQPVSVDRYSVVRSQGCCERLVVNISGLRFETQLKTFNQFPSTLLGDPRKRMRYFDPLRNEYFFDRNRPSFDAILYYYQSGGRIRRPVNVPIDIFSEEIRFYQLGEEAMEKFRDDEGFIKEEERILPKREFQKQVWLLFEYPESSGPARGIAIVSVLVILISIVIFCMETLPEFRDERDHQATESPSLSSNNTALYAPNPFTDPFFVIETLCIIWFSFELLVRFFACPSKTTFSKNIMNIIDIVAIIPYFITLGTELAEEKETNGGQQAMSLAILRVIRLVRVFRIFKLSRHSKGLQILGQTLKASMRELGLLIFFLFIGVILFSSAVYFAEADDPSSSFTSIPDAFWWAVVTMTTVGYGDMHPVTIGGKIVGSLCAIAGVLTIALPVPVIVSNFNYFYHRETDGEEHPVYGNTTTDSCEEHLHNTEEEMRRSSSSSSSISKSEYMVIEESINKSNCNTENNQNCVNIKKIFTDV